In Duganella zoogloeoides, a single genomic region encodes these proteins:
- a CDS encoding N-acetylglucosamine kinase, whose amino-acid sequence MAAAPVFALGIDAGGTQTRWALADGAGAIVAEGFVAGISANQMASAAGVAAVRTVLADLAAQVLAVGRPSSVCAGLTGFDGASTAPVSLLAEALGINPAVVTVRSDIDIAYLAIFAPGEGYLVYAGTGSIAAWIDEEGRLHRAGGRGVTLDDGGGGFWIAREAMRHIWRREDEQPGAWEQSPLARAVFDHVGGSDWAHSRQFIYGQDRGAIGRLALAVAQAADTDPVARAILEQAGQELARIALALVGRYGARPIAVSGRAATLHPAIVQALRAALPAELSLQQISGPAHHAAARIALHSHA is encoded by the coding sequence ATGGCGGCGGCCCCGGTCTTCGCGCTCGGCATCGACGCCGGCGGTACGCAAACGCGCTGGGCGCTGGCCGATGGTGCCGGGGCCATCGTGGCGGAAGGCTTCGTGGCCGGTATCTCGGCCAACCAGATGGCGTCTGCCGCTGGCGTTGCGGCAGTGCGCACCGTGCTGGCCGATCTGGCCGCGCAGGTACTGGCGGTCGGCAGACCCTCATCCGTGTGCGCCGGGCTGACCGGCTTCGACGGCGCTTCCACCGCGCCGGTCTCGCTGCTGGCCGAAGCGCTGGGCATTAATCCCGCAGTGGTGACGGTACGCAGCGATATCGACATCGCCTATCTGGCCATCTTTGCGCCGGGAGAGGGGTACCTGGTGTACGCTGGTACCGGTTCGATCGCGGCGTGGATAGACGAAGAGGGCCGCCTGCACCGCGCCGGCGGCCGCGGCGTCACGCTGGACGATGGCGGCGGCGGTTTCTGGATCGCGCGCGAAGCGATGCGCCACATCTGGCGCCGCGAGGATGAACAGCCGGGCGCTTGGGAACAGTCACCGCTGGCGCGCGCGGTGTTCGACCACGTGGGCGGCAGCGACTGGGCACATTCGCGTCAGTTCATCTACGGCCAGGATCGCGGTGCGATCGGTCGCCTGGCGCTGGCGGTCGCGCAGGCGGCGGATACCGATCCGGTGGCGCGCGCCATCCTCGAGCAGGCCGGGCAGGAACTGGCGCGCATTGCGCTGGCGCTGGTGGGACGCTACGGCGCGCGGCCGATTGCCGTGAGTGGCCGCGCCGCCACGCTACATCCGGCCATCGTGCAGGCGCTGCGCGCGGCGCTGCCGGCTGAGCTTTCACTCCAGCAAATAAGTGGTCCGGCGCACCACGCGGCGGCGCGGATTGCACTACACTCCCACGCATGA
- a CDS encoding MFS transporter — MSRLAEYLYELAALYGGQAFVHFKEVRKGSAVLHALVEREAVASVESRLRLVNTIAAPDDLRRTYHNINGMLKPDHAVGNVNLPAGALVLAFPGRDTPVQKIYRVKEAGVLDGIVIRIGGKYQTIPVWLKDADGTVHKCEANSDMAWELIQHYLSLPVRVTGNGDWLRGENAYGRWRNSRSRAGSYSTKHRSRIS; from the coding sequence ATGTCGCGCCTGGCCGAATACTTGTACGAGCTGGCAGCCCTCTATGGCGGTCAGGCGTTCGTGCATTTCAAGGAAGTGAGAAAGGGCAGCGCGGTATTGCATGCTCTGGTTGAGCGCGAGGCCGTGGCTTCAGTCGAGTCGCGTTTGCGGCTGGTGAATACCATTGCTGCACCGGACGACCTGCGACGGACGTACCACAATATCAACGGCATGCTGAAACCAGATCATGCGGTTGGCAACGTCAACTTGCCGGCTGGCGCCCTGGTTTTAGCTTTTCCGGGCAGAGATACGCCGGTCCAAAAAATCTACCGCGTCAAAGAAGCCGGTGTATTGGACGGTATCGTCATTCGCATCGGTGGCAAGTACCAGACCATACCCGTTTGGCTCAAAGATGCGGACGGCACCGTACATAAATGCGAAGCAAATAGCGACATGGCCTGGGAGTTGATTCAGCATTATCTTTCCTTGCCGGTGCGGGTCACGGGGAACGGTGATTGGCTGCGCGGCGAAAATGCCTATGGACGTTGGAGAAATTCAAGATCACGGGCTGGGAGTTACTCGACGAAACACCGATCACGGATATCCTGA
- a CDS encoding N-acetylmuramoyl-L-alanine amidase — protein sequence MKIVTLTVLSTLLALAGCATVPPPPPAGLAIDRTLSARGQSDRVKYIIVHYTVSDLPRSIKILTTQDVSAHYLVTDADQPTVYSLVDESRQSNHAGYSNWKIYNQLNAASIGIEIVNPGYKDTPQGRAWYPFKPAQIDQLVLLLKDIVKRHNIRPENILGHNEIAPQRKLDPGPLFPWKRLADEGLITWPEPSRVAARLPGYQQQLPDVFWFQRTLAQIGYAVPQTGVFDTATRNVLAVFQTKYRPTLFDGTMDAETAALLDVLTSPLPVLPAAPVAAPAAVETAPVE from the coding sequence ATGAAGATCGTAACGCTGACTGTCCTGTCCACCCTGCTGGCGCTTGCCGGCTGTGCCACCGTGCCGCCACCGCCGCCCGCCGGGCTGGCCATCGACCGCACCCTGAGCGCGCGCGGCCAGAGCGACCGCGTCAAGTACATCATCGTCCACTACACGGTGTCGGACCTGCCGCGTTCGATCAAGATCCTGACCACGCAGGACGTCAGCGCCCACTACCTGGTGACCGACGCCGACCAGCCCACCGTGTACAGCCTGGTGGACGAATCGCGCCAGTCCAATCACGCCGGCTACAGCAACTGGAAGATCTACAACCAGCTCAACGCCGCGTCAATCGGCATCGAGATCGTCAACCCCGGTTACAAGGACACGCCGCAGGGCCGCGCCTGGTATCCGTTCAAGCCGGCGCAGATCGACCAGCTGGTGCTGCTGCTCAAGGACATCGTCAAGCGCCATAACATTCGCCCGGAAAACATCCTCGGCCACAACGAGATCGCGCCGCAGCGCAAGCTCGACCCCGGCCCGCTGTTCCCGTGGAAGCGCCTGGCCGACGAAGGCCTGATCACCTGGCCGGAACCGAGCCGCGTGGCCGCGCGCCTGCCGGGCTACCAGCAGCAACTGCCCGACGTGTTCTGGTTCCAGCGCACGCTCGCGCAGATCGGCTACGCCGTGCCGCAGACCGGCGTGTTCGACACGGCGACGCGCAACGTGCTGGCCGTATTCCAGACCAAGTACCGCCCGACGCTGTTCGACGGCACCATGGACGCGGAAACCGCCGCGCTGCTGGACGTGCTGACCAGCCCGCTGCCGGTATTGCCGGCGGCGCCGGTGGCGGCGCCGGCGGCTGTGGAGACTGCGCCGGTGGAGTAA
- a CDS encoding glycoside hydrolase family 10 protein, with product MQGCSSTPTAVVPEGPAAPAAPGALPPPVTPTPASLVNPPPAPREFRAAWISTVANIDWPSRSNLTAEKQQAEAIAILERCKLLNLNAIVLQVRPSADTIYPSALEPWSEFLTGQQGRAPTYDPLQFWIEQAHARGLELHAWFNPYRARHATAKSPLASNHMSFTHPEAVKTYGRYLWMDPGEPAAAQRTLDVILDVVRRYDIDGVHIDDYFYPYPIDNTNTAGAEGVALEGGNGARRELDFPDEPSWQRYLLGGGALDRPHWRRQNVNALIEALYKGIHREKSWVRFGISPFGIGRPDRRPTGIVGFSQYDKLYADAELWLNNGWLDYLAPQLYWPVAQAPQAFGVLLDYWLAQNTYARHVWPGLYTSRIDNSAKSFAPDEIVKQIGVTRTRAGTRGHVHFSIAPLMENRKGITDQLRARAYQSAALAPATPWLGSDLPTAPKATARREANGTGLRLFAGAGKPVSHYAIWSRYGAEWRFAVAPSSRTVLLLPDDAVAGAAQAVVVSAVDRLGNESVRVTVSLQA from the coding sequence ATGCAGGGCTGTTCGAGCACGCCGACTGCGGTCGTGCCCGAAGGGCCCGCCGCGCCGGCTGCACCTGGCGCACTGCCGCCGCCGGTCACACCGACACCGGCCAGCCTGGTCAACCCGCCACCGGCGCCGCGCGAGTTCCGCGCCGCCTGGATATCGACCGTCGCCAATATCGACTGGCCCAGCCGCAGTAATCTGACTGCTGAAAAACAGCAGGCCGAAGCCATCGCCATCCTCGAGCGTTGCAAGCTGCTCAACCTGAACGCCATCGTGCTGCAAGTGCGGCCCAGCGCCGACACCATTTACCCGTCCGCGCTCGAGCCGTGGTCGGAGTTCCTGACCGGCCAGCAGGGCCGCGCACCTACCTACGATCCGCTGCAATTCTGGATCGAGCAGGCCCATGCACGCGGGCTGGAGCTGCACGCGTGGTTCAACCCGTATCGCGCGCGCCATGCCACGGCCAAGTCGCCGCTGGCGTCCAACCACATGTCGTTCACCCATCCCGAGGCGGTCAAGACGTATGGCCGCTACTTGTGGATGGACCCGGGCGAGCCGGCCGCCGCCCAGCGCACGCTCGACGTGATCCTCGACGTGGTGCGCCGCTATGACATCGACGGTGTCCACATCGACGATTATTTCTACCCGTACCCGATCGACAATACCAATACTGCCGGCGCCGAGGGCGTGGCGCTCGAGGGCGGCAATGGCGCACGCCGCGAACTCGATTTTCCGGACGAGCCGTCGTGGCAGCGCTACCTGCTTGGCGGCGGCGCGCTCGACCGTCCGCACTGGCGGCGCCAGAACGTCAACGCGCTGATCGAGGCGCTGTACAAGGGCATCCACCGCGAGAAAAGCTGGGTGCGCTTTGGCATCAGCCCGTTCGGCATCGGCCGGCCCGACCGCCGGCCCACCGGCATCGTCGGTTTCAGCCAGTACGACAAGCTGTATGCCGACGCCGAATTGTGGCTCAACAACGGCTGGCTCGACTACCTGGCGCCGCAGCTGTACTGGCCGGTGGCGCAGGCGCCGCAGGCGTTCGGCGTGCTGCTCGACTACTGGCTGGCGCAAAACACCTATGCGCGCCACGTGTGGCCGGGCCTGTACACGAGCCGCATCGACAACAGCGCCAAGTCGTTCGCGCCCGACGAAATCGTCAAGCAGATCGGCGTGACCCGTACCCGCGCCGGCACCCGTGGCCATGTGCATTTCAGCATCGCGCCGCTGATGGAAAACCGCAAGGGCATCACCGACCAGTTGCGCGCCCGCGCCTACCAGAGCGCGGCGCTGGCGCCGGCCACGCCCTGGCTCGGTTCCGACCTGCCCACGGCGCCGAAAGCGACCGCGCGGCGCGAAGCCAACGGTACCGGCTTGCGCCTGTTTGCCGGCGCCGGCAAGCCGGTCAGTCATTACGCGATCTGGTCGCGCTACGGCGCCGAATGGCGCTTCGCGGTGGCGCCCTCATCGCGCACGGTGCTGCTGCTGCCCGACGACGCCGTTGCCGGCGCCGCCCAGGCGGTGGTGGTGAGCGCGGTGGACCGGCTCGGCAACGAGAGCGTGCGCGTGACGGTCAGCCTGCAGGCATGA
- a CDS encoding PIN domain-containing protein yields MSAFKGRSAFIIVPFDEKAAVECAINVADALAAGDKKGAERRTLAKIKFDHQIVAIAKVNGATSPPWVRMICRKVPSPNNEI; encoded by the coding sequence GTGTCGGCATTCAAAGGGCGTTCTGCATTTATCATCGTTCCCTTCGACGAGAAGGCGGCGGTGGAATGTGCGATTAACGTTGCAGATGCCCTCGCAGCAGGTGACAAGAAAGGTGCAGAGCGACGCACCTTGGCAAAAATAAAATTTGATCATCAGATCGTCGCCATCGCCAAAGTCAACGGCGCTACATCACCGCCTTGGGTACGGATGATTTGCCGGAAAGTCCCAAGTCCAAACAACGAAATTTGA